The following are encoded together in the Thalassolituus oleivorans MIL-1 genome:
- a CDS encoding response regulator, producing the protein MATIQIPAQSKVNPSEETLHQLQQQKFALDQHAIVATTDIHGTIKHVNDKFCDISGYSREELIGQNHRLLRSGIHDLDFFRTMFISLKRDGIWHGEICNRRKDGTLYWVDTTIVALRDSENKLQGYIAIRNDITDQRTTLEAVRRLHEITADRSTVLKTKINEILELGRSIFNLPIAIISHIEDPIYTVDYTLTPNNEIAPGDEFELGNTYCTHTLAANGPLAYHNAGNSNIKDHPCYQGFGLESYIGAPVIVNNVRYGTINFSGPEARQRPFSDNDLSLIQLFSKWIGDEFSRHESDLELSRQQNLLNAMSQQARIGAWELNMVTNELYWSPMTKEIHEVSKEFVPDMETSLSFYKPGENRDRIANTVQRAIIDGDPWTEELEIITAKGTALWVVARGEAEFENGKCVRLFGSFQDVSDKKRAEQENLETLSLLESTLESTDNGILVVNNQGEIERFNQQFSTIWALSNQEEINNPKEIFRHVKQQINGNSIAKHHINFQSNSTEGTFDIAQTLDGRTIEVSSLPMSIHHIPRGRVWSFRDITEQKLAETALVEAKAEAEAAAKSKSEFLASMSHEIRTPMNGVLGMLGLLKNTPLNETQAHRLHVAQSSARSLLALIDDILDFSKIEAKKLELENIEFNLRTMLGEFTEGMAPMAQEKGLELILDVVDLCDDFIVSDSGRIRQILTNLVGNAIKFTDAGEVVIRVSLTTSNATQWQLSIDVKDTGIGIDKQKQSNLFEAFSQVDSSTTRKFGGTGLGLAIVKNLCHLMDGDIRLNSAANEGSRFVASVKVNKCATTRLPEIPSDCKERNILVVDDNNSNRKILVAQLRQWGCTVVECTSGLQALATCQQQLDDELPLFDTAIIDMDMPGMDGVQLCNHIRKIPILGTMKLALVSTMKLDVNDQNMDHKVFDINTTKPTTTDSLLTLLRHTSPYLSKQEVTADRGINSATIDHIRFNGERVLLVEDNTVNQLVASEILLELGLQVDIAEHGKIAIEMLSKPSTSPYQLILMDCQMPVMDGYEATREIRQGNSTLHIKDIPIIAMTAHAMESDRNKCLNSGMNDYLSKPVDPRKLIEKICLWIQPMTKGQIVKTKKNQLTTNSETIQGSRDVKIWDKRGALDRVLNNESLLNRLVDLFCQDQPIRMREIRTAINNHDLITLINTAHTLKGVAGNLSANQLQQIAAKMEKAARLEQKEELPQLWEELEIASKQFLALFIKKSSDSPVISATKTDTLKNTKAILPILADLKEKLEQDDYISPDSLNPLRLPLCNSELEGLCQQLTNEILQFDTFAAQATLKGLNSKLKNFGLND; encoded by the coding sequence ATGGCCACGATTCAGATCCCTGCCCAGAGTAAGGTCAATCCTTCAGAGGAAACCTTACATCAACTTCAGCAGCAGAAATTTGCACTGGATCAACATGCGATCGTTGCTACTACTGATATCCATGGAACCATTAAACACGTTAATGACAAATTTTGTGATATTAGCGGCTACTCTCGCGAAGAGCTCATTGGTCAAAATCATCGCTTATTGCGGTCTGGCATTCACGACTTAGATTTCTTTAGAACCATGTTTATTTCTTTAAAGCGGGACGGAATTTGGCACGGAGAAATCTGTAACCGCCGCAAAGATGGGACATTATACTGGGTAGATACAACAATTGTTGCATTACGCGATAGCGAAAATAAGCTTCAGGGCTATATCGCTATTAGAAATGACATAACCGATCAACGCACAACTTTAGAAGCGGTAAGGCGTTTACATGAGATTACCGCGGATAGATCGACGGTTCTTAAAACTAAAATCAATGAAATATTAGAACTTGGTCGCTCAATATTTAATTTGCCTATTGCGATTATTAGTCATATTGAAGATCCAATATACACGGTTGATTATACTCTAACGCCTAACAATGAAATCGCCCCTGGAGATGAGTTTGAACTAGGCAATACATACTGCACTCATACACTTGCGGCAAATGGTCCTCTGGCCTACCACAACGCAGGTAATAGCAATATTAAGGATCACCCTTGTTATCAGGGATTCGGCCTAGAGTCGTATATCGGAGCCCCTGTGATTGTCAATAACGTACGTTATGGCACCATCAATTTCTCGGGTCCAGAAGCACGTCAACGCCCCTTTAGCGATAATGATTTAAGTTTAATTCAACTATTTTCTAAATGGATCGGTGATGAATTTTCACGCCATGAAAGCGATTTAGAGCTAAGCCGCCAACAAAATTTACTTAATGCTATGAGTCAACAAGCTCGTATCGGTGCTTGGGAATTGAATATGGTTACTAATGAACTCTATTGGTCACCTATGACCAAAGAAATTCATGAAGTTTCCAAGGAGTTTGTTCCCGACATGGAGACCTCTCTTAGCTTTTACAAACCCGGAGAAAACAGAGATAGGATCGCGAATACAGTACAGCGCGCCATCATCGATGGAGATCCCTGGACGGAAGAATTAGAAATAATCACGGCCAAGGGGACAGCGCTCTGGGTCGTTGCGCGCGGAGAGGCAGAGTTTGAAAATGGCAAGTGCGTGCGCCTATTTGGTTCATTTCAAGATGTCAGCGATAAGAAGAGAGCAGAACAAGAAAATCTTGAAACTTTGTCTCTACTTGAATCAACACTAGAGTCAACCGATAACGGAATCTTGGTGGTTAATAACCAAGGAGAAATTGAGCGATTTAATCAACAATTCTCCACAATATGGGCTCTATCGAATCAGGAAGAAATTAATAATCCAAAAGAAATATTTCGTCATGTTAAGCAGCAAATTAACGGTAATTCAATAGCAAAACATCATATTAATTTTCAATCTAATTCTACAGAAGGCACATTCGATATCGCACAAACCCTTGACGGTCGTACTATCGAAGTATCCTCGCTACCAATGAGTATTCATCACATTCCAAGAGGTCGAGTTTGGAGTTTTCGCGATATTACCGAGCAAAAATTGGCTGAAACGGCGCTAGTAGAAGCCAAAGCCGAAGCCGAAGCCGCAGCAAAATCAAAAAGTGAATTTTTGGCAAGTATGAGCCATGAAATCCGAACGCCCATGAATGGTGTGCTAGGTATGCTAGGGCTATTAAAAAATACGCCTCTCAACGAAACCCAAGCACATAGGCTCCATGTAGCTCAGAGCAGTGCTCGCTCGCTTCTAGCTTTAATCGACGACATTCTTGATTTCTCTAAAATCGAGGCCAAAAAGCTAGAACTAGAAAACATAGAATTTAATCTACGCACTATGCTTGGAGAATTCACCGAAGGTATGGCGCCAATGGCCCAAGAGAAGGGCTTAGAACTTATATTAGACGTAGTGGACTTATGTGATGATTTCATCGTCAGTGATTCGGGACGAATCCGACAGATTCTAACCAATTTGGTAGGTAACGCGATTAAATTTACCGATGCCGGAGAAGTCGTTATTCGCGTTAGCCTAACAACAAGCAATGCAACCCAATGGCAGTTATCAATAGATGTAAAAGATACAGGCATAGGTATTGATAAACAGAAGCAAAGCAATCTATTTGAAGCGTTTAGCCAAGTAGACTCATCCACAACTCGAAAATTTGGCGGGACCGGATTAGGGCTCGCCATCGTTAAAAATTTATGTCATCTAATGGACGGCGATATTCGCCTTAACAGCGCAGCCAATGAAGGTAGTCGATTCGTTGCTAGTGTAAAGGTAAATAAGTGCGCTACGACTCGGTTACCCGAAATCCCATCAGACTGTAAAGAACGCAACATATTGGTCGTGGATGACAATAATAGTAATCGTAAAATTCTTGTAGCGCAGCTACGTCAATGGGGTTGTACCGTTGTTGAATGCACAAGTGGTCTGCAAGCCTTAGCGACTTGTCAACAGCAATTAGATGACGAACTCCCTCTTTTCGACACAGCCATTATCGACATGGATATGCCCGGAATGGATGGTGTTCAATTGTGCAATCACATAAGAAAAATTCCCATATTAGGCACTATGAAACTCGCACTCGTAAGCACCATGAAATTAGATGTTAACGATCAAAATATGGATCACAAAGTTTTCGATATCAATACCACGAAACCAACAACAACCGATTCACTATTAACGTTATTACGCCATACGAGTCCTTATCTGTCGAAGCAAGAAGTAACTGCTGACAGAGGGATAAATAGTGCAACCATTGATCACATTCGATTTAATGGCGAACGAGTTCTATTAGTCGAAGATAATACTGTTAATCAACTGGTAGCGAGTGAAATTTTGCTCGAACTTGGCTTGCAAGTAGATATTGCAGAGCACGGAAAAATAGCAATAGAGATGCTTTCAAAACCATCAACATCGCCCTATCAACTTATTTTGATGGACTGTCAAATGCCCGTGATGGATGGCTATGAAGCTACTCGTGAGATACGGCAAGGAAACTCAACCCTCCATATAAAAGATATTCCCATTATTGCCATGACAGCCCATGCAATGGAGAGCGATAGAAATAAGTGTTTGAATTCTGGTATGAATGATTATCTGTCTAAACCTGTCGATCCTCGCAAACTTATTGAAAAAATATGCCTTTGGATTCAACCAATGACAAAAGGTCAAATCGTTAAAACAAAAAAAAACCAACTTACTACCAACTCCGAAACTATCCAAGGTAGCCGCGACGTCAAGATTTGGGATAAAAGAGGCGCGCTAGATCGTGTGCTAAATAATGAATCGTTATTAAATCGACTGGTCGATCTATTTTGCCAAGATCAACCCATTCGTATGCGCGAAATTCGCACGGCCATTAATAATCACGACTTAATCACGTTAATCAATACAGCACACACGCTAAAGGGAGTTGCAGGCAATTTATCGGCCAATCAACTGCAGCAGATAGCCGCAAAAATGGAAAAGGCAGCGCGACTTGAACAAAAAGAGGAATTACCTCAACTTTGGGAGGAATTAGAGATAGCTAGCAAGCAGTTTCTTGCACTATTTATAAAAAAATCAAGTGACTCACCAGTAATTTCTGCAACAAAAACCGACACTCTGAAAAATACCAAAGCGATCCTACCGATTCTCGCAGATCTCAAAGAGAAATTAGAACAAGACGACTACATTAGCCCAGATAGCCTAAATCCTTTACGCCTACCGTTATGCAATAGTGAATTGGAGGGGTTATGCCAGCAACTGACGAACGAAATCCTGCAATTTGATACTTTCGCAGCACAAGCTACTCTTAAGGGACTCAATAGCAAACTAAAGAACTTCGGCCTAAATGACTAA
- a CDS encoding diguanylate cyclase encodes MTKAKVTVLIVDDSTTNLQVMAAILEQRYQVKAATSGEQCIAIATKHKPDLILLDVVMPDMDGFAVCRKLKSLPETKYIPIIFVTGRDEVNDEEQGLRLGAVDYITKPIRPLILSARVDTHITLKQQQDKLHELAMIDQLTGLTNRHYMLEVVGQKLARSRRHKTPLSILLIDIDHFKSINDTRGHLTGDLVLRQLGEFLKDQFRVEDSITRFGGEEFLVILEPCNEEQAIAKAEEIRKDIEKLQPANIDITVSIGVAQLSNRDLRFDQLIKRADKALYEAKGKGRNCTVLSSLPKAS; translated from the coding sequence ATGACTAAAGCTAAAGTCACTGTATTGATTGTGGATGACTCAACTACAAATTTGCAGGTAATGGCAGCTATTCTAGAACAACGATATCAGGTCAAGGCTGCAACATCTGGCGAGCAGTGCATCGCTATCGCGACCAAACATAAGCCAGACCTGATATTACTCGACGTCGTCATGCCAGACATGGATGGCTTCGCCGTTTGCCGAAAGCTAAAATCTCTACCAGAAACCAAGTATATTCCAATCATCTTCGTTACCGGTCGTGATGAGGTCAATGATGAAGAGCAAGGGTTACGCTTGGGCGCCGTAGATTATATTACCAAGCCGATTAGGCCATTAATCCTGTCTGCCCGTGTCGATACGCACATTACCCTGAAGCAACAGCAAGACAAGCTGCACGAACTCGCCATGATTGATCAGTTAACAGGGTTAACTAACCGGCATTATATGCTTGAAGTGGTCGGACAAAAACTAGCGCGATCACGGCGTCATAAAACGCCGTTGTCGATCCTGCTCATCGACATTGACCATTTTAAGAGTATTAATGATACCCGAGGCCATTTAACCGGAGACCTTGTGCTAAGACAGCTTGGTGAATTCCTAAAAGATCAGTTCCGCGTCGAAGATTCCATCACGCGCTTTGGTGGTGAAGAGTTTTTGGTTATTTTAGAGCCCTGCAATGAAGAGCAAGCAATCGCCAAAGCTGAAGAAATCCGTAAGGATATTGAAAAGCTTCAACCGGCAAATATTGATATTACCGTCAGCATTGGTGTTGCCCAATTAAGCAATCGCGACTTACGTTTTGATCAACTGATCAAACGTGCTGATAAAGCCTTATATGAAGCGAAAGGAAAAGGCCGCAACTGCACAGTGTTGAGCAGTTTGCCCAAAGCCAGCTAG
- the rimO gene encoding 30S ribosomal protein S12 methylthiotransferase RimO, giving the protein MSDDISTIPMAEGAVIPSSSNGKVGFVSLGCPKALVDSERILTQLRLDGYEVVNTYNDADVVVVNTCGFIDDAKQESLDAINEAMTENGKVIVTGCMGKGADALLIKEKNPGVLAVTGPQAYEEVMTAVHEWVPPTKKHDPFTDLVPPQGVKLTPRHYSYLKISEGCNHKCTFCIIPDMRGKHVSRPIGDVLDEAKRLVAAGTKELLVISQDTSAYGVDMKFRTGFWDGKPVKTDMLNLCEELGKMGVWVRLHYVYPYPHVDNVIPLMAAGKILPYLDIPFQHASPNILKLMKRPAHAENTLERIKKWREICPELVIRSTFVVGFPGETEEDFQILLDWLDEAELDRVGCFKYSPVEGAKANDLPDHVPEDIQQERWDRFMAKQQEISTRKLARRIGQRMTVLIDEVDEEGAIGRSMADAPNIDGMVYLNEFTDCEPGDFIEVEIDHSDEYDLWASPIEA; this is encoded by the coding sequence ATGTCTGATGATATTTCTACAATCCCTATGGCCGAAGGTGCCGTAATACCAAGCTCAAGCAATGGTAAGGTAGGGTTTGTATCCCTCGGCTGCCCAAAGGCGCTAGTAGATTCAGAGCGTATCCTTACACAGTTGCGATTAGACGGCTACGAAGTCGTTAACACATACAACGATGCCGATGTCGTGGTTGTTAACACTTGCGGTTTTATCGACGATGCCAAACAAGAATCACTAGATGCAATTAATGAAGCCATGACCGAAAACGGCAAAGTCATTGTTACCGGCTGTATGGGTAAAGGTGCGGACGCTCTTCTCATTAAAGAAAAGAACCCCGGAGTACTTGCCGTCACAGGCCCACAGGCCTATGAAGAAGTCATGACAGCGGTACACGAATGGGTTCCACCAACAAAGAAACATGATCCATTTACCGATCTAGTGCCACCACAAGGCGTTAAACTCACCCCTCGTCACTATTCATATCTGAAAATTTCAGAAGGCTGTAACCATAAGTGTACCTTCTGCATCATCCCAGACATGCGCGGCAAGCACGTGAGTCGCCCTATTGGTGACGTATTAGATGAAGCTAAACGATTGGTGGCTGCGGGCACTAAAGAGCTACTAGTGATCTCTCAAGATACCAGCGCCTATGGTGTAGATATGAAGTTCCGCACCGGATTTTGGGATGGCAAGCCGGTCAAGACTGATATGCTCAACCTTTGTGAAGAGCTAGGTAAAATGGGCGTATGGGTACGTCTACACTATGTTTATCCTTACCCTCACGTGGACAATGTTATTCCACTGATGGCAGCAGGTAAGATCCTGCCGTACTTGGATATTCCTTTCCAACACGCAAGTCCAAATATTCTTAAGTTAATGAAACGCCCTGCGCACGCAGAAAACACGCTAGAACGTATTAAAAAATGGCGTGAGATCTGCCCTGAACTTGTGATTCGCTCTACCTTCGTCGTTGGTTTTCCTGGCGAAACTGAAGAAGACTTTCAGATACTGTTGGATTGGTTAGACGAGGCAGAATTAGATCGCGTGGGTTGCTTTAAATACAGTCCAGTCGAAGGTGCTAAGGCCAACGATTTACCTGATCATGTTCCAGAAGATATCCAGCAAGAGCGCTGGGACCGATTTATGGCCAAGCAGCAAGAAATCAGTACCCGAAAACTCGCTCGTCGTATTGGTCAGCGCATGACAGTATTAATTGACGAGGTAGATGAAGAAGGCGCTATTGGACGTTCTATGGCCGATGCACCAAATATCGACGGCATGGTGTATTTAAATGAGTTCACCGATTGTGAACCCGGCGATTTTATTGAAGTTGAAATCGACCACTCCGACGAATACGACCTTTGGGCTTCGCCCATCGAAGCTTAA
- a CDS encoding Dyp-type peroxidase — MTPQHGLFEEPGNRAQYLEYTLKQGVALDDIKCALRRATSRLPNVFIAIAFGSNCWNSLQPLWRPTQLSDFVEQASAKGHLMPATQQDIFFWVHGETSSDVMPAVIQVSQAMAVIADLTLDLNGYKAPDARIITGFVDGTGNPKGDKRHTAAVVPDGQIGAGGSYVLGQKWTHKLPEFLQLSVPAQEQVMGRTKETNIEMEGAAMPTNSHVARTDIDVNDTPMKMYRRGTPYGNAGDYGLYFLAFACEQTRFEHVIDSMLGKDDGVTDAMMDYSDAKTGSYWFMPSQEDLDALLMA; from the coding sequence ATGACACCACAACACGGTTTATTTGAAGAGCCAGGCAACCGCGCGCAGTATTTAGAGTATACCCTTAAACAGGGTGTTGCTCTTGACGATATTAAGTGTGCGTTACGTCGAGCTACCAGCCGACTTCCAAATGTCTTTATTGCTATTGCCTTTGGTTCAAACTGTTGGAATTCTCTACAACCTCTTTGGAGGCCAACGCAGTTAAGTGACTTCGTTGAGCAAGCTTCTGCTAAAGGGCACTTAATGCCTGCCACTCAGCAAGATATTTTCTTTTGGGTTCATGGCGAAACATCAAGCGATGTTATGCCTGCGGTGATTCAGGTGAGTCAAGCAATGGCTGTGATTGCTGATTTAACTTTAGATCTTAATGGCTATAAAGCGCCAGATGCACGCATAATTACAGGCTTCGTTGATGGAACCGGTAATCCTAAAGGTGATAAGCGACACACTGCGGCTGTAGTGCCTGATGGGCAAATAGGCGCGGGTGGTTCGTATGTACTTGGTCAAAAGTGGACGCATAAACTGCCTGAGTTTTTGCAACTAAGCGTGCCTGCGCAAGAGCAGGTTATGGGTCGCACGAAAGAAACCAATATTGAAATGGAAGGCGCAGCCATGCCGACGAATTCACATGTGGCGCGCACGGATATTGATGTTAATGATACTCCAATGAAAATGTATCGCCGCGGTACACCGTACGGCAATGCCGGTGATTATGGCTTGTACTTTTTGGCATTTGCGTGCGAACAAACGCGCTTTGAACACGTGATTGACAGTATGCTTGGCAAGGATGACGGCGTTACCGACGCCATGATGGATTATAGCGATGCGAAAACAGGATCGTATTGGTTTATGCCGAGCCAAGAGGACTTAGATGCTTTGCTAATGGCATAA
- a CDS encoding two-component system response regulator — MKHRKILIVEDEKITALDLELTLVDLGYIVVGSAANGENAIEMAQQLKPDLVLMDIHLNTPMLGTEAARIIVEKQQLPVVFLTAYTDNRSLDAASNCLPYGYLVKPFEKREVDATIRIAFARYDADIEIRLSEQRLRLALDAAHMSVWEWQSPSTLNTTNTAQLVAVDPPGVISQPLDMLLEHIHPEDRIAVQQDVENSAHFSRIIRMRKSQQSEYRRVELFANLFLWSDNNCRVVGVAQDVDDRYKADEKLRQASAVFNCTSEGIVITDGGRKIISVNPAFEEITGYELSEVKGLDPDDFLHARRHSDQFYPRLHDEGKNFWSGEIGCSTKSGHRFPAWEHVCSVYDEVGHLTNYVFTFSDISELRRAEKNLARMAYLDALTGLGNRVHMERVLEDAMERRDDSRSSVAVLYMDLDGFKVVNDTLGHSEGDRLLQILAQRFQDSVREGDIVTRIGGDEFVIVVQDIESEVGLRKMAQKLLRAVQAPIELNRETVEVSVSIGVAISKPSIKDFDELLRAADTALFEAKHQGKNRICFYDFVLAMESGERLRIERHLKQALNNHELTVEYQPLIDIDNQRVRGAEALCRWYHPELGMIPPDRFIPIAEQSDMIINIGAWVLQESCRAIRGWLDAGIKDVSVAVNVSVRQLCDTSFCNIVAAALKKYDLDVSSLELEITESALQSNDRVRNQLDQLRTLGVRLAIDDFGTGYSSLSRLKHLPIDRVKIDRSFVKDLPNDESDIEICRAILALCKVLDMQVTAEGVENEAQLNMLRDMGCGCIQGYYFSRSLVYERFIEWAKAYNKIA; from the coding sequence ATGAAGCATCGAAAAATATTAATTGTCGAAGACGAGAAGATAACAGCCCTAGATTTAGAATTAACGCTTGTCGATTTGGGTTATATCGTCGTCGGTTCGGCGGCGAATGGCGAAAATGCAATAGAAATGGCGCAGCAATTAAAACCTGATTTAGTGCTCATGGATATTCATTTAAATACCCCTATGTTAGGAACAGAAGCCGCGCGTATTATTGTTGAAAAGCAGCAGCTGCCGGTCGTATTCCTTACTGCTTATACAGACAATCGAAGCTTAGATGCTGCGAGCAACTGCTTGCCGTACGGTTATTTAGTTAAGCCATTCGAAAAGCGTGAAGTGGATGCGACTATTCGTATCGCATTTGCGCGCTACGATGCTGATATCGAAATCCGCTTGTCCGAACAACGTTTACGTTTGGCTCTTGATGCAGCGCACATGAGTGTTTGGGAGTGGCAGTCGCCATCGACGTTGAATACGACTAATACCGCTCAATTGGTTGCTGTTGATCCTCCAGGTGTCATTTCCCAGCCGTTGGATATGCTTTTGGAACATATCCACCCTGAGGATCGTATTGCTGTTCAGCAGGATGTAGAAAACTCCGCTCATTTTAGTCGTATCATTCGTATGCGTAAGTCGCAGCAAAGTGAATACCGCAGAGTAGAGTTATTTGCTAATTTATTTCTCTGGTCTGACAACAATTGTCGCGTAGTCGGTGTTGCGCAAGATGTCGATGATAGATATAAGGCGGATGAGAAACTTCGCCAAGCAAGTGCTGTTTTTAATTGTACATCTGAGGGAATTGTTATCACCGACGGTGGCCGGAAAATTATTTCTGTTAATCCTGCATTTGAAGAAATTACTGGCTATGAATTAAGTGAGGTTAAAGGATTAGATCCTGACGACTTCCTTCACGCCCGCCGGCATAGCGACCAATTTTACCCGCGACTGCACGACGAAGGTAAAAATTTCTGGAGCGGAGAAATTGGTTGCAGCACTAAAAGTGGCCATAGATTTCCCGCTTGGGAACATGTCTGTTCGGTTTACGACGAAGTTGGTCATTTAACCAACTATGTATTCACTTTTTCTGATATTTCTGAACTACGTCGAGCAGAAAAAAATCTTGCGAGAATGGCTTACTTAGATGCCTTGACGGGCCTTGGTAACCGCGTACATATGGAACGAGTGTTAGAAGATGCAATGGAGAGACGCGACGATAGTCGCTCATCCGTTGCTGTACTTTATATGGATTTAGATGGATTCAAAGTAGTTAACGACACATTAGGACACTCTGAAGGTGATCGATTATTACAAATATTGGCGCAGCGTTTTCAGGATTCTGTGCGCGAAGGCGATATCGTTACTCGTATTGGCGGTGATGAGTTCGTTATTGTTGTTCAAGATATCGAAAGCGAAGTAGGATTGCGGAAAATGGCGCAGAAGTTATTGCGTGCGGTGCAAGCGCCCATTGAGTTAAATCGTGAAACGGTAGAAGTCTCCGTCAGTATAGGCGTGGCGATATCAAAACCATCAATTAAAGATTTTGATGAATTACTGCGCGCAGCCGATACAGCGTTGTTTGAAGCTAAGCACCAAGGTAAAAATAGAATCTGTTTTTACGATTTCGTCTTGGCGATGGAGTCGGGCGAAAGATTGCGTATAGAGCGCCATTTAAAACAGGCGTTGAATAACCATGAATTGACTGTTGAATACCAACCACTTATTGATATTGATAATCAACGTGTGCGTGGTGCAGAGGCTTTGTGTCGTTGGTACCATCCCGAGTTAGGCATGATTCCGCCAGATCGGTTTATACCGATTGCTGAGCAAAGTGACATGATCATTAATATTGGTGCTTGGGTATTACAGGAAAGTTGTCGAGCAATTCGAGGCTGGCTTGATGCTGGAATTAAAGATGTTTCGGTTGCCGTGAATGTCTCGGTTCGTCAATTGTGTGATACGTCATTTTGTAACATCGTTGCAGCCGCATTGAAGAAATACGATCTCGATGTATCAAGTCTTGAATTGGAGATTACTGAGAGTGCTTTGCAGTCAAACGATAGAGTAAGAAATCAGCTAGACCAGCTTCGAACGCTCGGGGTACGTTTGGCTATTGACGATTTTGGTACTGGATATTCATCATTAAGTCGCTTAAAACACTTACCGATAGACAGAGTTAAGATAGACCGTTCTTTCGTGAAAGATTTACCTAACGACGAAAGTGACATAGAAATTTGTCGAGCGATTCTTGCCTTATGCAAAGTGTTAGATATGCAAGTGACGGCAGAGGGCGTAGAGAACGAAGCGCAGCTTAATATGCTGAGAGACATGGGGTGTGGATGTATTCAGGGCTATTATTTTAGTCGCTCGCTAGTGTATGAACGCTTTATTGAATGGGCTAAAGCCTACAATAAAATCGCCTGA